One Lepus europaeus isolate LE1 chromosome X, mLepTim1.pri, whole genome shotgun sequence genomic window carries:
- the SSR4 gene encoding translocon-associated protein subunit delta, translating into MAAMASLGALALLLLSGLSCCSAEACVEPQITPSYYTTSDAVISTETVFIVEISLTCKNRVQNMALYADVSGKQFPVTRGQDVGRYQVSWSLDHKSAHAGTYEVRFFDEESYSLLRKAQRNNEDISIIPPLFTVSVDHRGTWNGPWVSTEVLAAGIGLVIYYLAFSAKTHIQA; encoded by the exons ATGGCGGCGATGGCATCTCTCGGCGCCCTGGCGCTGCTCCTGCTGTCCGGCCTGTCCTGCTGCTCAG CAGAGGCGTGCGTGGAGCCCCAGATCACCCCGTCCTACTACACCACTTCTGACGCCGTGATTTCCACCGAGACCGTCTTCATCGTGGAGATCTCCCTCACATGCAAGAACAGGGTCCAG AACATGGCTCTTTACGCTGATGTCAGTGGAAAACAGTTCCCTGTGACCCGGGGTCAGGACGTGGGGCGGTACCAG GTGTCCTGGAGCCTGGACCACAAGAGCGCTCACGCGGGCACCTACGAGGTCAGGTTCTTTGACGAGGAGTCTTACAGCCTCCTGAGGAAG GCGCAGAGAAATAACGAGGACATTTCGATCATCCCGCCCCTGTTCACAGTCAGTGTGGACCATCGG GGCACTTGGAATGGACCCTGGGTCTCCACTGAGGTGCtggctgcaggcattggcttagtGATCTACTACCTGGCCTTCAGCGCAAAGACCCACATCCAGGCCTGA